The Malus sylvestris chromosome 12, drMalSylv7.2, whole genome shotgun sequence genome contains a region encoding:
- the LOC126592498 gene encoding uncharacterized protein LOC126592498 isoform X1 — MVSSPAPAEAAVDLNLSVNLNDSDSNSVSDSGVMRRSNLLSLLCWCEDALFNVLCRLSQRDLVKCKMVSKSWQWHRIISRVWLQMFWPRSPTLGLFYRTIHSCDGMYQLLSLVYLYDYPFFKSPESSLPHVDWGGKLCRWQRRDFSDNLRDSCNGLLLLFNPTTYQFCVSNPITKQHASIPLPVVEAEEADFCAALAYDPVESDHYRVVRIDYFHSQQQPTSITTTTPMDIFSSHSRQWVRHGLRLDPAFVEGFKRFKLCRKFFYLRGVLYSLATSGKLLCIDLNTVEARAFQLPPRPVLEEEDHDDDDKTMVGCLLGVSMDLVCYVNRDASDNFYFWSYDDRPGCESGDRWTLRYSVCGMALRMKVLFASDGKYNQRHDTLVPFAISPNSHVLFFGTRKLIFRYDLESRRKLKLLQETRLNIAVPGYHFPCFTLRACLMPFYGLDHAQKSVGSPFPAAQEVSKGAKILSEEIACQCDTEKDSWIGHVDSYFVYKDRRPFLYPSEMQLCAGMEEMELPKPQQQHCPTATEFTVSNLSSRSLFIEKD; from the exons ATGGTTTCCTCTCCGGCTCCGGCAGAGGCTGCCGTTGACCTGAATCTGAGTGTTAATCTTAACGATTCAGATTCAAATTCAGTTTCAGATTCAGGAGTTATGAGGAGGAGCaatttattatcattattatgTTGGTGCGAGGATGCATTGTTTAATGTTTTGTGTAGATTATCACAAAGGGATTTGGTAAAGTGCAAGATGGTGTCCAAGTCCTGGCAATGGCACCGAATAATCTCCCGTGTGTGGCTGCAGATGTTTTGGCCGCGGTCTCCTACCTTGGGTCTTTTCTACCGTACGATCCACTCTTGCGACGGTATGTATCAGTTACTCTCCTTGGTCTATTTATATGATTATCCCTTCTTCAAGTCCCCCGAATCGTCGTTACCGCATGTGGATTGGGGCGGTAAACTGTGTCGGTGGCAGAGACGTGACTTCTctgacaatctcagggactcTTGTAATGGGTTACTTCTGTTGTTCAACCCAACAACTTACCAGTTTTGTGTGAGCAACCCCATCACTAAGCAACACGCCTCCATCCCTCTTCCTGTAGTGGAAGCCGAGGAGGCCGATTTCTGTGCTGCCTTGGCTTATGACCCTGTCGAGTCAGATCACTACAGAGTTGTTCGAATTGATTATTTCCATTCCCAGCAACAACCAACCTCCATAACCACAACCACCCCAATGGACATTTTCTCGTCGCATTCTAGACAGTGGGTTCGACATGGGTTGCGACTTGACCCCGCTTTTGTTGAGGGCTTCAAAAGGTTCAAACTTTGCAGGAAATTTTTCTACTTGCGTGGGGTGTTATACAGCTTAGCTACCTCAGGGAAACTTTTGTGTATTGATCTCAATACTGTCGAAGCTCGTGCCTTTCAACTCCCTCCTCGTCCTGTCCTTGAGGAGGAGGACCATGACGATGATGATAAAACAATGGTGGGATGTCTTCTTGGGGTGTCAATGGACCTTGTCTGTTATGTAAACCGTGATGCTTcagataatttttatttttggtcttatGATGATCGACCAGGATGTGAATCTGGTGATAGATGGACTCTCAGATATAGTGTGTGTGGCATGGCGTTAAGAATGAAAGTGCTTTTCGCTTCGGATGGCAAGTACAATCAACGTCATGATACTCTGGTACCGTTTGCAATAAGTCCAAATTCTCATGTGCTGTTCTTTGGCACTCGAAAGCTGATCTTTCGCTATGACTTAGAAAGTAGAAGAAAGCTGAAACTGCTTCAAGAGACACGGTTGAACATAGCTGTACCGGGATATCACTTTCCTTGCTTCACGCTCCGTGCTTGCTTGATGCCTTTCTATGGTCTGGATCATGCTCAGAAGAGTGTTGGCTCTCCATTTCCAGCAGCACAAGAAGTTTCCAAGGGAGCAAAGATTTTGAGTGAGGAAATAGCTTGCCAGTGTGATACAGAAAAAGACTCCTGGATTGGGCATGTGGACTCTTACTTTGTATATAAAGACAGAAGACCCTTTTTGTATCCTAGCGAAATGCAGTTATGTGCGGGGATGGAGGAGATGGAATTACCCAAACCACAACAACAG CATTGTCCAACAGCAACTGAATTCACAGTTTCCAATTTGTCGTCCAGGTCGTTGTTCATTGAGAAAGACTGA
- the LOC126592498 gene encoding uncharacterized protein LOC126592498 isoform X3, which translates to MVSSPAPAEAAVDLNLSVNLNDSDSNSVSDSGVMRRSNLLSLLCWCEDALFNVLCRLSQRDLVKCKMVSKSWQWHRIISRVWLQMFWPRSPTLGLFYRTIHSCDGMYQLLSLVYLYDYPFFKSPESSLPHVDWGGKLCRWQRRDFSDNLRDSCNGLLLLFNPTTYQFCVSNPITKQHASIPLPVVEAEEADFCAALAYDPVESDHYRVVRIDYFHSQQQPTSITTTTPMDIFSSHSRQWVRHGLRLDPAFVEGFKRFKLCRKFFYLRGVLYSLATSGKLLCIDLNTVEARAFQLPPRPVLEEEDHDDDDKTMVGCLLGVSMDLVCYVNRDASDNFYFWSYDDRPGCESGDRWTLRYSVCGMALRMKVLFASDGKYNQRHDTLVPFAISPNSHVLFFGTRKLIFRYDLESRRKLKLLQETRLNIAVPGYHFPCFTLRACLMPFYGLDHAQKSVGSPFPAAQEVSKGAKILSEEIACQCDTEKDSWIGHVDSYFVYKDRRPFLYPSEMQLCAGMEEMELPKPQQQVVVH; encoded by the exons ATGGTTTCCTCTCCGGCTCCGGCAGAGGCTGCCGTTGACCTGAATCTGAGTGTTAATCTTAACGATTCAGATTCAAATTCAGTTTCAGATTCAGGAGTTATGAGGAGGAGCaatttattatcattattatgTTGGTGCGAGGATGCATTGTTTAATGTTTTGTGTAGATTATCACAAAGGGATTTGGTAAAGTGCAAGATGGTGTCCAAGTCCTGGCAATGGCACCGAATAATCTCCCGTGTGTGGCTGCAGATGTTTTGGCCGCGGTCTCCTACCTTGGGTCTTTTCTACCGTACGATCCACTCTTGCGACGGTATGTATCAGTTACTCTCCTTGGTCTATTTATATGATTATCCCTTCTTCAAGTCCCCCGAATCGTCGTTACCGCATGTGGATTGGGGCGGTAAACTGTGTCGGTGGCAGAGACGTGACTTCTctgacaatctcagggactcTTGTAATGGGTTACTTCTGTTGTTCAACCCAACAACTTACCAGTTTTGTGTGAGCAACCCCATCACTAAGCAACACGCCTCCATCCCTCTTCCTGTAGTGGAAGCCGAGGAGGCCGATTTCTGTGCTGCCTTGGCTTATGACCCTGTCGAGTCAGATCACTACAGAGTTGTTCGAATTGATTATTTCCATTCCCAGCAACAACCAACCTCCATAACCACAACCACCCCAATGGACATTTTCTCGTCGCATTCTAGACAGTGGGTTCGACATGGGTTGCGACTTGACCCCGCTTTTGTTGAGGGCTTCAAAAGGTTCAAACTTTGCAGGAAATTTTTCTACTTGCGTGGGGTGTTATACAGCTTAGCTACCTCAGGGAAACTTTTGTGTATTGATCTCAATACTGTCGAAGCTCGTGCCTTTCAACTCCCTCCTCGTCCTGTCCTTGAGGAGGAGGACCATGACGATGATGATAAAACAATGGTGGGATGTCTTCTTGGGGTGTCAATGGACCTTGTCTGTTATGTAAACCGTGATGCTTcagataatttttatttttggtcttatGATGATCGACCAGGATGTGAATCTGGTGATAGATGGACTCTCAGATATAGTGTGTGTGGCATGGCGTTAAGAATGAAAGTGCTTTTCGCTTCGGATGGCAAGTACAATCAACGTCATGATACTCTGGTACCGTTTGCAATAAGTCCAAATTCTCATGTGCTGTTCTTTGGCACTCGAAAGCTGATCTTTCGCTATGACTTAGAAAGTAGAAGAAAGCTGAAACTGCTTCAAGAGACACGGTTGAACATAGCTGTACCGGGATATCACTTTCCTTGCTTCACGCTCCGTGCTTGCTTGATGCCTTTCTATGGTCTGGATCATGCTCAGAAGAGTGTTGGCTCTCCATTTCCAGCAGCACAAGAAGTTTCCAAGGGAGCAAAGATTTTGAGTGAGGAAATAGCTTGCCAGTGTGATACAGAAAAAGACTCCTGGATTGGGCATGTGGACTCTTACTTTGTATATAAAGACAGAAGACCCTTTTTGTATCCTAGCGAAATGCAGTTATGTGCGGGGATGGAGGAGATGGAATTACCCAAACCACAACAACAG GTCGTTGTTCATTGA
- the LOC126592498 gene encoding uncharacterized protein LOC126592498 isoform X2: MVSSPAPAEAAVDLNLSVNLNDSDSNSVSDSGVMRRSNLLSLLCWCEDALFNVLCRLSQRDLVKCKMVSKSWQWHRIISRVWLQMFWPRSPTLGLFYRTIHSCDGMYQLLSLVYLYDYPFFKSPESSLPHVDWGGKLCRWQRRDFSDNLRDSCNGLLLLFNPTTYQFCVSNPITKQHASIPLPVVEAEEADFCAALAYDPVESDHYRVVRIDYFHSQQQPTSITTTTPMDIFSSHSRQWVRHGLRLDPAFVEGFKRFKLCRKFFYLRGVLYSLATSGKLLCIDLNTVEARAFQLPPRPVLEEEDHDDDDKTMVGCLLGVSMDLVCYVNRDASDNFYFWSYDDRPGCESGDRWTLRYSVCGMALRMKVLFASDGKYNQRHDTLVPFAISPNSHVLFFGTRKLIFRYDLESRRKLKLLQETRLNIAVPGYHFPCFTLRACLMPFYGLDHAQKSVGSPFPAAQEVSKGAKILSEEIACQCDTEKDSWIGHVDSYFVYKDRRPFLYPSEMQLCAGMEEMELPKPQQQPNAQR; the protein is encoded by the exons ATGGTTTCCTCTCCGGCTCCGGCAGAGGCTGCCGTTGACCTGAATCTGAGTGTTAATCTTAACGATTCAGATTCAAATTCAGTTTCAGATTCAGGAGTTATGAGGAGGAGCaatttattatcattattatgTTGGTGCGAGGATGCATTGTTTAATGTTTTGTGTAGATTATCACAAAGGGATTTGGTAAAGTGCAAGATGGTGTCCAAGTCCTGGCAATGGCACCGAATAATCTCCCGTGTGTGGCTGCAGATGTTTTGGCCGCGGTCTCCTACCTTGGGTCTTTTCTACCGTACGATCCACTCTTGCGACGGTATGTATCAGTTACTCTCCTTGGTCTATTTATATGATTATCCCTTCTTCAAGTCCCCCGAATCGTCGTTACCGCATGTGGATTGGGGCGGTAAACTGTGTCGGTGGCAGAGACGTGACTTCTctgacaatctcagggactcTTGTAATGGGTTACTTCTGTTGTTCAACCCAACAACTTACCAGTTTTGTGTGAGCAACCCCATCACTAAGCAACACGCCTCCATCCCTCTTCCTGTAGTGGAAGCCGAGGAGGCCGATTTCTGTGCTGCCTTGGCTTATGACCCTGTCGAGTCAGATCACTACAGAGTTGTTCGAATTGATTATTTCCATTCCCAGCAACAACCAACCTCCATAACCACAACCACCCCAATGGACATTTTCTCGTCGCATTCTAGACAGTGGGTTCGACATGGGTTGCGACTTGACCCCGCTTTTGTTGAGGGCTTCAAAAGGTTCAAACTTTGCAGGAAATTTTTCTACTTGCGTGGGGTGTTATACAGCTTAGCTACCTCAGGGAAACTTTTGTGTATTGATCTCAATACTGTCGAAGCTCGTGCCTTTCAACTCCCTCCTCGTCCTGTCCTTGAGGAGGAGGACCATGACGATGATGATAAAACAATGGTGGGATGTCTTCTTGGGGTGTCAATGGACCTTGTCTGTTATGTAAACCGTGATGCTTcagataatttttatttttggtcttatGATGATCGACCAGGATGTGAATCTGGTGATAGATGGACTCTCAGATATAGTGTGTGTGGCATGGCGTTAAGAATGAAAGTGCTTTTCGCTTCGGATGGCAAGTACAATCAACGTCATGATACTCTGGTACCGTTTGCAATAAGTCCAAATTCTCATGTGCTGTTCTTTGGCACTCGAAAGCTGATCTTTCGCTATGACTTAGAAAGTAGAAGAAAGCTGAAACTGCTTCAAGAGACACGGTTGAACATAGCTGTACCGGGATATCACTTTCCTTGCTTCACGCTCCGTGCTTGCTTGATGCCTTTCTATGGTCTGGATCATGCTCAGAAGAGTGTTGGCTCTCCATTTCCAGCAGCACAAGAAGTTTCCAAGGGAGCAAAGATTTTGAGTGAGGAAATAGCTTGCCAGTGTGATACAGAAAAAGACTCCTGGATTGGGCATGTGGACTCTTACTTTGTATATAAAGACAGAAGACCCTTTTTGTATCCTAGCGAAATGCAGTTATGTGCGGGGATGGAGGAGATGGAATTACCCAAACCACAACAACAG CCAAATGCTCAAAGATAA
- the LOC126592327 gene encoding uncharacterized protein LOC126592327, with protein MPPRRERRESRRTSEPNFPDITQLGEAMAQALQNVIRPPPPPRTPLETMYNLKLDRFMGNESHEGAEKWLDHIEKTFQVMQSQGNLPANRWVETTTWFLGREPAAWWMNQARYMSPETAADWKVFKEHFMKRFVPPEYIDRKKQEFTRLKQRNMSAHEYYRKFTDLSRYDTDIAGNQGEMLRRFKLGSKKKWRTFANALPCADYHEYFEILVRMEDSDNLPDSEDDEDKNEGQKKNDKGKGISIPGPRQTQNFKKSGVSSSSSSGGYSFTGPRRGGGRFSGGPRFQGQRDAGGSGAPWCRRCNFRHHGECRRGTGACFTCGQMGHRASQCPQGQQRPHQTTIPPPAPVQQSLGPGGYGQPSRGGAYHYQGDAAPYAPGPYQYSQEPYSQAGYSQDFGGYSSYSSMPAGGSQWHQGGQPRQGEIATGGAGSSRQPSQPGQGRNPRGRVMVEGVIMSADLIPLDIVDFDVILGADWVRHGVISAIRARKLLSKGCQGYLAHVVLNDVASTSIEEVGVVRHYPDVFPDDLPGLPPDREVEFSIDLLPGTDHISLTPYRMAPAELRELKIQLQELLDKGFIQPSSSPWGAPVLFVRKKDGTFRLCIDYRQLNRVTIKNRYPLPRIDDLFDQLKGACVFSKIDLRSGYYQLKIKEDDVPKTAFRTRYGHYEFSVMPFGLTNAPAAFMRLMNEVFQKYLDKFVIVFIDDILVYSKSQADHIRHLNLVLRKLREHQLYAKFSKCQFWLTEVAFLGHVVSAQGIQVDPQKIAAVENWEQPRTVTEVRSFLGLAGYYRRFVQDFSMIALPLTKLTRKDVKFEWDENCERSFQQLKYCLTHAPVLVLPDDSGNFEIYSDASLNGLGCVLMQHNKVIAYASRQLKNHERNYPTHDLELAAIVFALKIWRHYLYGEKCKIFTDHKSLQYLFTQHDLNLRQRRWMELLSDYDCSIEYHPGRANVVADALSRKPQGRLNALYASRVPLLAELRATGVRLEWENQGGAFLASFQVRPVLVERILASQMVDEEIQELVQLRRTKMYHTIRPFYYWPGMKREIAEYVSRCIICQQVKAERKKPFGRMQPLPVPQWKWENITMDFVYKLPRTRNGFDGIWVIMDRLTKSAHFIPVREKYPLNKLAKLFISKIVKYHGVPSNLKAAQDRHKSLADRHTTDRVYDVGDWVFLKLSPWRGVVRFGKRGKLSPRYIGPYVIIERVGEVAYRLELPPELSKVHNVFHVSMLRHYISDPSHVIPPQPLEINPDLTYDEEPVTILDWKDKVLRNKTVSLVKVLWRNHSAEEATWETEDRMREVYPRLFYEY; from the exons atgccgcctcgtagagagcgtaGAGAGTCCCGCCGTACTTCTGAACCTAATTTCCCGGATATTACTCAGTTAGGGGAAGCGATGGCCCAGGCTTTACAGAATGTGATTCGTCCTCCCCCTCCTCCGAGGACACCTCTGGAGACCATGTACAACTTGAAGTTAGATCGGTTTATGGGTAATGAAAGTCATGAGGGGGCAGAGAAATGGCTTGATCATATTGAGAAAACCTTccaggtgatgcagagtcaggggaatctcCCTGCTAATAGGTGGGTGGAGACCACCACTTGGTTTCTGGGTCGTGAACCAGCAGCATGGTGGATGAATCAGGCTAGGTATATGTCACCTGAGACGGCAGCCGACTGGAAAGTGTTCAAAGAGCATTTTATGAAGAGATTTGTCCCTCCTGAGTATATTGACCGTAAGAAGCAGGAATTCACCAGGTTGAAACAGAGAAATATGTCGGCACATGagtattatagaaagtttactgatttgtctcgtTATGACACTGATATAGCTGGTAATCAGGGAGAGATGCTTCGACGTTTCAAGTTGGGATCTAAGAAGAAGTGGCGTACCTTTGCCAATGCACTCCCCTGCGCTGATTATCATGAGTATTTCGAGATTCTGGTTAGGATGGAGGACTCTGATAATCTTCCTGACAGTGAGGATGACGAGGACAAGAATGAGGGTCAGAAGAAGAATGACAAAGGTAAGGGTATTTCTATTCCGGGACCTCGACAGACTCAGAATTTTAAGAAGAGTGGAGTgagttcgagttcttctagTGGGGGATATAGTTTTACTGGCCCGAGGAGAGGTGGTGGAAGATTTTCTGGTGGACCCAGATTTCAGGGTCAGAGGGATGCTGGTGGATCTGGCGCTCCATGGTGCCGCCGTTGTAACTTCCGTCACCATGGTGAGTGTAGGAGAGGTACTGGTGCCTGCTTTACGTGTGGGCAGATGGGACATCGGGCTTCTCAGTGCCCCCAGGGTCAACAGAGACCACATCAGACCACTATACCACCTCCAGCACCAGTTCAGCAGAGTTTGGGACCGGGTGGTTATGGCCAGCCgagtcgtggtggtgcttaccactatcAGGGGGATGCTGCTCCGTATGCTCCCGGACCTTATCAGTATTCCCAGGAGCCTTACTCTCAGGCTGGATATTCTCAGGATTTTGGAGGTTATTCATCTTATTCCTCTATGCCAGCTGGTGGATCGCAGTGGCATCAGGGAGGCCAGCCCCGTCAGGGGGAAATTGCTACTGGTGGTGCAGGATCATCCAGGCAGCCTAGTCAACCAGGCCAGGGACGTAATCCTCGGGGACGAG tgatggttgaGGGCGTGATTATGTCCGCTGATCTtattccgttagatattgtggattttgatgtgattttaggggccGATTG ggtgagacatggagttatttctgccataaggGCGAGGAAATTATTATCgaagggttgtcagggatatttggcacATGTGGTATTAAATGATGTTGCTTCTACTAGTATAGAAGAAGTTGGTGTGGTCAGACATTATCCGGATGTATTCCCTGATGATTTGCCGGGATTACCACCAGACAGGGAGGTGGAAttctctattgatttgcttccaggtacagaCCATATATCtctgactccttatagaatggctcctgctgagttGAGGGAATTAAAAATccagttgcaagaattacttgataaaggttttattcaacctagttcTTCACCTTGGGGTGCCCCagtattatttgtgaggaagaaggaTGGAACTTTTCGATTGTGTATTGATTATAGACAATTGaaccgggtaacgattaaaaaccgttatccattgcctcgcattgatgatttgttcgatcagctgaaaggtgcgtgtgtattttctaagattgatttgagatctgggtattatcaattgaagattaaagaaGATGACGTACCTAAGACAGCTTTCCGAACTCGGtacggacattatgaattttCGGTTATGCCGTTTgggttgactaatgcacctgcagcttttatGAGATTAatgaatgaggtattccagaaatatcttgataaattcgttattgtttttattgacgatattctggtatactctaagtcccAAGCAGATCATATCCGACACCTTAATTTGGTGttaaggaaattaagggagcatcagttgtatgccaagttcagtaaatgtcagttttggttgactgaagtggcatttttggggcatgttgtatcagctcaaggtattcaagttgatcctcaaaagattgcagcagtggagaattgggagcaacctcgaaccgtcacggAGGTACGAAGCTTTCTTGGcttagcaggttattatcgacggttcgTTCAGGATTTCTCTATGATTGCTTTACCGTTGACAAAgttgaccaggaaggatgttaaatttgagtgggatgagaattgtgagcGGAGTTTTCAACAATTGAagtattgcctcactcatgcaccgGTGTTGGTACTTCCCGACGATAGCGGTAATTTTGAGATATATAGTGATGCTTCAttaaatggtttgggatgtgttttgatgcagcataataaggtgattgcctatgcttctaggcagttgaaaaatcatgaaaggaactatcctactcacgatcttgaattggcagcaattgtttttgctttgaaaatttggagacattatttgtatggtgagaagtgtaagatcttcactgatcataagagtcttcagtactTATTCacccagcatgatcttaatcttcgtcagcgaaggtggatggaattgctaagtgattatgattgttCTATTGAATACCATCCAGGTCGTGCTAATGTAGTAGCggatgcactgagtaggaaaccgCAAGGTAGACTTAATGCCCTATATGCTagtcgtgttcctcttcttgctgaacTGAGGGCAACTGGAGTAAGATTGGAGTGGGAGAATCAAGGTGGAGCatttcttgctagttttcaagtcaggccagttttggtgGAGCGTATACTTGCATCTCAAATGGTGGATGAAGAAATTCAGGAGTTGGTTCAGTTAAgaa GAacaaaaatgtatcataccattcgaccattttattattggccgggtatgaaaagagaaattgcagaatatgtgagtaggtgtatTATTTGCCAACAAGTGAAAGCAGAAAGGAAGAAGCCCTTTGGGCGaatgcaaccacttcccgttccccagtggaaatgggaaaatataaccatggatttcgtgtataaacttcctcgtacgcgaaatggatttgatggtatttgggtgattATGGATCGACTCACCAAGTCGGCGcatttcattccagtgagggagaaatatcctctgaataaattggctaagttgtttaTTTCGAAGATTGTCAAGTATCATGGAGTCCCA tcaaaCCTGAAAGCAGCTCAGGATCGACATAAGAGTTTAGCGGATCGGCATACTACTGATCGAGTGTATGATGTGGGTGATTgggtattcttgaaattgtcaccttggagaggtgtggtacgaTTTGGGAAAAGAGGAAAGCTAAGTCCGAGATATATTGGACCTTATGTGATCATTGaaagagttggtgaagttgcctaccggttggaactgcctccggagttatctaaggtccataatgtgttccacgtctctatgcttcggcattatatttctgatccttctcatgtgatccctcctcaaccgttagagattaatccggatttgacgtatgatgaggaaccggtcactatcttggattggaaagataaggttctaaggaacaagacggtgagtttggtcaaggtgttgtggaggaaccattctgcagaggaagctacttgggagacggaAGACCGGATGAGAGAGGTGTACCCAAGGTTATTTTACgagtattaa
- the LOC126592328 gene encoding uncharacterized protein LOC126592328 has protein sequence MCSEVAIVSGLKHQNVVQYYTSWTDLTFAGGRDQLEQEEGLRMDDDGSNSSLEEGPGNTNNKEKQQLPCLYIVQECCERNLSNELLKREGNMAWDEALPVFTDITRGLLYIHGNGIVHGDLNPSNVLVKDNEWKIGDFGIGNTKVGNSFGDEEIEEEFKGRMYDAPEDKVDFKRDMFSLGMILVELIAQPGTVAEKCAILNGFKKDGILPEKVSGHPLKSLALKLLDNDPAKRPSPAEVLDDITA, from the exons ATGTGCAGCGAGGTTGCAATTGTATCGGGATTAAAACACCAAAATGTGGTGCAATACTACACCTCTTGGACTGATCTGACTTTTGCTGGTGGGAGAGATCAACTTGAACAGGAAGAAGGCTTGCGTATGGATGATGATGGAAGTAACAGTTCGCTTGAAGAAGGACCTGGGAATACgaacaacaaagagaagcaGCAACTTCCATGCTTGTACATTGTACAAGAATGTTGTGAAAG AAATTTGAGTAATGAGCTATTGAAGAGGGAGGGTAACATGGCATGGGATGAGGCATTGCCTGTTTTCACAGACATAACAAGAGGGTTGCTGTACATCCATGGGAATGGTATAGTGCATGGAGATCTGAATCCGTCAAATGTACTTGTAAAAGACAATGAATGGAAGATAGGAGATTTCGGGATTGGTAA CACGAAAGTGGGTAATTCTTTCGGGGATGAGGAGATAGAAGAAGAATTTAAAGGTCGGATGTATGATGCCCCCGAAGATAAAGTGGATTTCAAGAGGGACATGTTCAGCCTTGGTATGATTCTAGTGGAGCTGATTGCACAACCAGGGACAGTTGCTGAAAAGTGTGCCATTCTCAACGGCTTTAAGAAGGACGGAATACTTCCTGAGAAAGTGAGTGGCCATCCACTTAAGAGCCTTGCGCTGAAGCTTTTGGACAACGACCCTGCAAAGAGGCCTTCGCCGGCAGAGGTTTTGGATGATATCACTGCTTAG
- the LOC126594485 gene encoding uncharacterized protein LOC126594485 — MHPCDTRWNSHYGIIVSIIVMFEAVVEVLEWIKDDTNQDNFDEVSKLFHDIQTFDFVFHLFFMRLILGITNELSQALQKKDQDIVNAMALVEVCKKRLQSLRDDDFGDLLDDVQKFCQEHDIVVPNMEDLRFVPGKSRRKALRLINFHYYRVDLYFQVLDTQLKELNDRFNEPNFILKILIVWTS, encoded by the exons ATGCATCCTTGTGATACACGTTGGAACTCACATTATGGTATTATAGTTAGTATTATTGTCATGTTTGAAGCTGTGGTGGAGGTGCTTGAATGGATTAAGGATGATACCAACCAAGACAATTTTGATGAAGTAAGTAAGTTATTCCATGACATacaaacttttgattttgtgtttcaccttttttttatgAGACTCATATTGGGAATTACAAATGAATTATCACAAGCATTACAAAAGaaagatcaagatattgtgaatgcGATGGCGTTAGTGGAAGTATGCAAGAAAAGACTACAATCCTTGAGAGATGATGACTTTGGGGACTTGCTTGATGATGTACAAAAGTTTTGTCAAGAGCATGATATTGTCGTTCCTAACATGGAGGATTTGCGTTTTGTACCCGGAAAATCAAGACGTAAAGCTCTAAGACTCATAAACTTCCATTACTATCGTGTGGACCtctattttcaagtccttgATACACAATTAAAGGAATTGAATGATCGCTTCAATGAG CCCAACTTTATTCTCAAGATTTTGATTGTATGGACCTCATGA